The Haloarcula marina genome has a segment encoding these proteins:
- a CDS encoding MarR family transcriptional regulator: MRYSGDWMVLADDRILEYIREKDSGRPKEMKDSGYVRYTRSYISKRCKKLVEHRLLRDLGNGVYTITERGERYLDGEIDTSEDAPDEVKSFVDENGPSAGENHEQA; encoded by the coding sequence ATGCGATACTCGGGAGATTGGATGGTGCTTGCGGACGACAGAATCCTAGAATATATTCGTGAGAAGGATTCTGGCCGTCCAAAAGAGATGAAAGACAGTGGCTACGTCAGATACACCCGGTCCTATATTTCGAAGCGGTGTAAGAAGTTGGTTGAGCATCGTTTACTTCGGGATTTAGGAAATGGAGTCTACACAATTACAGAGCGAGGAGAACGCTACTTAGACGGCGAGATAGATACGTCCGAAGATGCACCGGATGAAGTAAAATCCTTCGTCGATGAGAACGGCCCCAGCGCTGGCGAGAACCACGAGCAAGCCTGA
- a CDS encoding site-specific integrase, translating to MRLKDYDNDDGKRVWLSDDELTRFIEQAETPHQRLAFLLAGRVGLRRSEIVEVCPQDLVDGPTGDHIRVWESYAKRDKYREPPVPKEVVTIAETLAYQQDDDEPLIDVAGSTVYRWVRRAADALEAETDDRGWQYLDVHDLRRTWGTYLLEQGVIPSVVMSFGGWEDWDTFRKHYLGEFSPEAIRRERGKVDFLEGGDESAEVVQMGSLEPSTRHHKAN from the coding sequence ATGAGGCTGAAGGACTACGACAACGACGACGGTAAGCGGGTGTGGCTGTCGGACGACGAACTGACGCGATTCATCGAGCAGGCCGAGACGCCGCACCAGCGGTTAGCCTTCCTGCTCGCCGGTCGGGTCGGACTGCGGCGCTCGGAAATCGTCGAGGTGTGCCCGCAAGACCTCGTCGACGGTCCGACCGGCGACCACATCCGCGTGTGGGAGAGCTACGCGAAGCGAGACAAGTACCGAGAGCCGCCCGTACCGAAGGAGGTTGTGACCATCGCGGAGACGCTGGCGTACCAGCAGGACGACGACGAGCCGCTGATAGACGTGGCGGGGTCGACGGTCTACCGCTGGGTCCGACGCGCCGCCGACGCCCTGGAGGCCGAGACGGACGACCGCGGCTGGCAGTACCTCGACGTTCATGACCTCCGGCGGACGTGGGGCACGTACCTACTAGAGCAGGGCGTGATTCCGTCGGTCGTGATGTCCTTCGGTGGCTGGGAGGACTGGGACACGTTCAGGAAGCACTACCTCGGAGAGTTCAGCCCGGAGGCGATTCGACGAGAGCGGGGCAAAGTCGACTTCCTAGAGGGCGGCGACGAAAGCGCCGAGGTAGTCCAGATGGGGTCGCTAGAGCCATCCACTAGGCATCATAAAGCTAACTGA